In Novipirellula caenicola, one genomic interval encodes:
- a CDS encoding prepilin-type N-terminal cleavage/methylation domain-containing protein: MMRIQNPMNRNMISFRKSLGFTLVEMLVAMAVTLLMMAALARAFAFVGERVRDSRGDVKISNDIRDVTNRMRDELKRCTVSLEPNDGGPDQAGYFLYYEGPMTNATSSLLGPSTTIDGQIVARDARYGDFDDYFAFTAVAKPGSWFTGKVPEFILTGTATDTNPVVIRSKYAEIVYFTNPDRNPTTGAVIDTNGDNLPDRLQLYRRVFLIRPDLNLNTSTGGINTLSAASNWQTGLASINQQCDLSVRRGLNSDGTQSTVVFANSLEDLSKPHNRFAHVRVPQATLFGSGTTHTSMPILALEPPVNIVANASTTTTPPQRPEDSATNTDPVVLDSRWSGYLRREFVLSGTRQGEDVIATNCRGLDLKIFDPTADFFHTSGNLIVGPGDVGYREALRDSGTSIVLQGGFVDLAYPVLAGGPIRGWQARQMAVSSSTSHKANDAFSDTTNGAVAITRIQSTFSGISPSITSYTTSIANKTYVDSLLLSGRLVINTSGPQIALFQPAFDTYTSAYERDGLLQDRRYQLSDQFAGTLWKTWASADVASIDLGADGLDNNGNPDKGADDPRERETSAPFTTKPEAISITVRLENPSTRQFQQGTIVHRGER; the protein is encoded by the coding sequence ATGATGCGAATTCAGAACCCAATGAACCGAAACATGATTTCGTTTCGCAAGTCGCTTGGCTTCACACTCGTCGAGATGCTTGTGGCAATGGCGGTCACGCTGTTGATGATGGCGGCATTAGCACGCGCGTTTGCCTTCGTGGGCGAACGAGTACGCGACAGTCGTGGCGACGTCAAAATCTCAAACGACATCCGCGATGTCACCAACCGGATGCGAGACGAGTTGAAACGATGTACGGTTTCGCTTGAGCCGAACGATGGTGGTCCCGATCAAGCGGGATACTTTTTGTATTACGAAGGGCCGATGACGAATGCCACTTCGTCGCTGCTTGGTCCGTCGACGACCATCGATGGCCAGATCGTGGCACGCGATGCACGTTACGGCGATTTCGACGACTATTTTGCCTTTACCGCAGTGGCAAAACCAGGTTCGTGGTTCACCGGCAAGGTTCCTGAATTCATTCTGACGGGGACCGCTACGGACACCAATCCCGTCGTGATCCGATCGAAGTACGCCGAAATTGTCTACTTCACCAATCCCGATCGAAACCCGACTACCGGCGCCGTGATTGATACCAATGGCGATAACCTGCCCGACCGTTTGCAACTGTATCGCCGCGTCTTTTTGATTCGGCCCGACTTGAATCTCAACACCTCCACGGGTGGGATCAACACGCTGTCGGCGGCTAGCAATTGGCAAACCGGGCTGGCGTCGATCAACCAACAGTGTGACTTGTCGGTCCGGCGTGGCTTGAACAGCGACGGAACTCAAAGCACCGTCGTCTTCGCCAATTCGCTCGAAGACCTGTCGAAGCCGCACAACCGGTTCGCGCACGTGCGGGTTCCCCAAGCCACGCTGTTTGGATCGGGAACCACTCACACGTCGATGCCGATCTTGGCGCTCGAACCGCCGGTAAACATTGTCGCAAACGCTTCGACAACCACGACGCCTCCCCAACGTCCCGAAGATTCGGCAACAAACACCGATCCAGTGGTCCTGGATAGTCGCTGGAGTGGGTATCTACGTCGTGAATTCGTGTTATCGGGGACACGGCAAGGCGAAGACGTGATTGCAACTAATTGCCGCGGATTGGATCTAAAGATCTTTGACCCGACCGCCGACTTTTTTCACACGTCGGGAAACCTCATTGTCGGACCGGGCGACGTAGGCTATCGCGAAGCGTTGCGAGACAGCGGCACTTCGATCGTGTTGCAAGGCGGGTTTGTTGATTTGGCTTATCCCGTTTTGGCCGGTGGCCCGATCCGAGGATGGCAGGCTCGACAAATGGCGGTGTCATCCTCTACCAGCCACAAAGCAAACGACGCCTTCTCGGACACGACCAACGGAGCCGTTGCCATCACCCGAATCCAGAGCACGTTTTCGGGAATATCGCCGTCGATAACCAGCTATACCACCTCGATTGCCAACAAGACGTACGTGGACTCGTTGCTGCTGTCGGGCCGGCTTGTGATCAACACCAGCGGACCGCAAATAGCATTGTTCCAACCTGCGTTTGACACTTACACGTCCGCCTATGAACGTGACGGATTGCTGCAGGATCGTCGCTATCAATTATCCGACCAATTCGCGGGAACGTTGTGGAAAACATGGGCCTCGGCCGATGTGGCGTCGATTGATCTCGGCGCCGATGGGCTGGATAATAACGGCAATCCCGACAAAGGGGCTGACGATCCACGCGAACGCGAAACCTCGGCTCCGTTTACGACCAAGCCTGAAGCGATTAGCATCACCGTTCGTTTGGAAAATCCATCGACACGTCAATTTCAACAAGGCACCATTGTCCATCGCGGCGAACGCTAA
- a CDS encoding GTP-binding protein, whose amino-acid sequence MSSIRFIMIGGFLGAGKTTTIARLARTYQDQGLKVGIVTNDQATDLVDTHTLRNQGFNVGEVAGACFCCNFNELTNTADQLHLDNKPDVILAEPVGSCTDLVATVVQPLMQLFGDRFDVAPYGVILKPSHGRRILKGDPKAGFSPKAAYIFKKQLEEADFVLINRADELTEAELDELTQLLANEAPDTPLLRISAKTGEGFDAFLEQLEQRGEFGRRILDMDYDVYAEGEAELGWLNMSLTATADTEFDLDALVLDIVDRLQNSLATATAETAHLKTIGLSDGAHAVANLVSSDTRAELSLPSQCKTTSADLVVNARVAIDPAQLQTFVESAVDQACQSHGAKTEVRQTQAFRPGRPVPTHRITEFG is encoded by the coding sequence ATGTCTTCGATTCGGTTCATCATGATCGGCGGCTTTCTTGGCGCCGGAAAAACCACCACGATCGCGCGATTGGCTCGCACTTATCAAGACCAAGGATTGAAGGTCGGTATTGTCACAAATGACCAAGCCACCGATCTGGTCGACACTCACACGCTGCGAAACCAAGGCTTCAATGTCGGTGAAGTCGCGGGAGCTTGCTTCTGTTGTAATTTCAACGAACTGACTAACACCGCAGACCAATTGCACTTGGACAACAAACCCGATGTGATCTTGGCCGAACCGGTCGGTAGTTGCACCGACCTTGTCGCCACCGTCGTGCAGCCGCTGATGCAGTTGTTCGGCGATCGTTTTGATGTGGCACCCTATGGAGTGATTTTGAAACCGAGCCATGGCCGCCGAATTTTGAAGGGCGACCCGAAGGCGGGCTTCTCGCCGAAGGCGGCCTACATCTTTAAGAAACAATTGGAAGAGGCCGATTTTGTCCTGATCAATCGGGCGGATGAATTGACCGAGGCCGAACTTGATGAATTGACTCAGTTGCTGGCCAACGAAGCTCCCGACACTCCACTGCTGCGAATTTCAGCGAAGACCGGTGAAGGGTTCGATGCGTTTTTAGAACAATTAGAACAGCGAGGCGAATTTGGTCGCCGCATCTTGGATATGGACTATGACGTCTATGCCGAAGGCGAAGCGGAACTCGGTTGGCTGAACATGAGCTTGACCGCAACGGCCGATACCGAGTTCGACCTGGATGCGTTGGTGTTAGACATTGTTGATCGTCTACAGAATTCGCTTGCGACCGCGACCGCAGAAACGGCCCATCTAAAAACGATCGGTTTGTCCGATGGGGCTCACGCGGTCGCGAATTTGGTCAGCAGTGACACCCGAGCCGAATTGTCACTGCCATCGCAGTGCAAAACAACGTCGGCCGACTTGGTGGTCAATGCCCGAGTGGCGATCGATCCGGCGCAATTGCAAACGTTCGTCGAATCGGCTGTCGACCAGGCGTGTCAAAGCCATGGTGCGAAAACGGAAGTGCGACAAACGCAGGCGTTCCGCCCCGGCCGCCCCGTACCAACGCATCGCATCACCGAATTCGGATAG
- a CDS encoding HAD-IIB family hydrolase, with translation MDLKVLATDLDGTFIPLDDHDDHRRDLGEVQRFLSEHAMELLFVTGRHFASVQDAIAQHTLPSPEWIICDVGTTIMRRDAAAADIDAAAVSMQRVQAYHDDLAAIVGPIATTDLMKQFSGIKGTRIQEPEKQGAFKLSYYADASHLESILDQFQQKLEQISAPYSIIASVDPFNGDGLIDLLPRGVSKAYALRWWAEHMSVPPEAIVFAGDSGNDLAALTAGYRAIVVHNASDELKQNVTEAHRLANTEDHVFVASKKATSGVMEGLKHHMTKLR, from the coding sequence ATGGATTTGAAAGTACTGGCAACCGATTTGGACGGCACGTTCATCCCGCTGGATGATCACGACGATCATCGACGCGATCTGGGGGAAGTCCAGCGGTTTCTCAGCGAACATGCGATGGAGTTGCTGTTTGTTACCGGACGCCATTTTGCCTCGGTCCAAGACGCCATCGCCCAGCACACGTTGCCATCGCCCGAATGGATCATCTGTGACGTCGGGACGACGATCATGCGGCGTGATGCCGCCGCTGCTGACATCGATGCCGCTGCCGTTTCAATGCAGCGGGTGCAAGCTTATCACGACGATTTGGCGGCGATTGTCGGCCCGATCGCAACCACCGATTTGATGAAACAGTTTTCCGGGATCAAGGGGACGCGGATCCAAGAACCGGAAAAACAGGGAGCGTTCAAGCTAAGCTACTATGCCGACGCGTCGCATCTTGAATCGATCCTGGATCAGTTCCAGCAGAAATTAGAGCAAATTTCGGCTCCCTATTCGATCATCGCCAGTGTCGATCCCTTCAACGGTGACGGCTTGATCGATTTGTTGCCACGCGGCGTTTCCAAAGCGTATGCACTTCGCTGGTGGGCCGAGCACATGAGCGTGCCTCCTGAGGCGATCGTGTTCGCCGGAGATTCCGGCAACGATCTGGCTGCCTTGACCGCCGGTTATCGAGCAATTGTGGTTCACAACGCATCGGATGAATTGAAGCAGAACGTGACCGAGGCGCATCGGTTAGCCAATACCGAAGACCACGTCTTTGTCGCCAGCAAAAAGGCGACGAGCGGCGTGATGGAAGGTCTAAAGCATCACATGACCAAGCTGCGATAG
- a CDS encoding alpha-amylase family glycosyl hydrolase, producing MIRSNPKGLRNGSIASHASGLSYEADLSLRRLSPRLQAFWDSRNAEEELRHEFGLRLVDNWEELFALLYQLYGTRYDFFYHLEQILITAAEAWLDRPEELRELDRHRINEPDWFVSEKIVGGALYVDLFSENLGKLADSIDYFKELGLTYLHLMPLFAVRPGDNDGGYAISNYRSVDPRLGTIDDLRKLATELRKAGIVLVLDFVFNHTSDDHDWAKHAQAGDPEYQNFYYIFPDRTLPDQYERTLREIFPTVRRGNFTWHDGMQSWVWTTFNSFQWDLNYSNPAVFRAMLEEMFFISSTGIDILRLDAVAFVWKQMGTSCENLPEAHTLIQAFSRLARIATPSLLFKSEAIVHPDDVVKYISPEECQISYNPTLMALLWESLATRETRLLTRSLSHRHKLPKHTAWVNYLRCHDDIGWTFDDADAAALGINAYDHRQFLNQFYTGQFKGSFARGVPFQENLETGDMRIAGTLASLAGLEHAIEEGDEYEKEMSIRRMLLLQGITLSIGGIPLLYLGEEWGMLNDYDFVKDPAKAGDTRWVHRPRMQWEFLHELNDTIASGSGSIRKRIFRSLQKLIATRKSLPALAGQQMELVATGNVHLLSFIRINESHRLIVIANFTDQPQSVDGNRLRTVGLGRFFKDALTDREFGTSEDIVLDGYETLWLMRV from the coding sequence ATGATCAGATCGAATCCTAAAGGACTCCGCAACGGCAGCATCGCGTCGCACGCCAGCGGACTCTCTTACGAAGCTGATCTTTCGTTGCGACGCTTGTCGCCTCGGTTGCAAGCGTTCTGGGATTCTCGCAATGCCGAGGAAGAGCTGCGTCATGAGTTTGGTTTGCGGTTGGTCGACAATTGGGAAGAGCTCTTTGCGCTGTTGTACCAGCTGTATGGCACCCGATACGACTTCTTCTACCATCTCGAACAGATTCTGATCACGGCTGCCGAAGCTTGGTTGGATCGCCCGGAAGAGCTCCGCGAGCTGGACCGCCACCGCATCAATGAACCCGATTGGTTTGTTTCGGAAAAGATCGTCGGGGGGGCGTTGTATGTTGATTTGTTCAGCGAGAACCTTGGCAAGCTGGCCGATTCGATCGACTATTTTAAAGAGCTCGGTCTAACCTACCTGCACCTGATGCCGCTGTTCGCGGTTCGTCCAGGCGATAATGATGGCGGTTACGCGATCAGCAATTACCGCAGCGTCGATCCCCGTCTTGGGACGATCGATGACCTGCGAAAATTGGCAACCGAACTTCGCAAAGCCGGCATCGTCTTGGTGCTGGACTTTGTCTTTAACCACACTTCGGATGACCACGATTGGGCCAAGCACGCGCAGGCGGGCGACCCCGAGTATCAGAATTTTTATTACATCTTTCCCGATCGCACGCTGCCGGATCAATACGAGCGGACGCTTCGTGAAATCTTTCCCACCGTTCGCCGCGGTAATTTTACTTGGCACGATGGGATGCAAAGCTGGGTGTGGACGACGTTCAACAGTTTCCAGTGGGATTTGAATTACAGCAATCCTGCGGTGTTCCGCGCGATGCTCGAAGAGATGTTCTTTATCTCGAGCACGGGGATCGACATCCTGCGACTCGATGCGGTCGCTTTCGTGTGGAAGCAGATGGGGACCAGTTGCGAAAACCTGCCCGAAGCTCACACGTTGATTCAAGCCTTCAGCCGATTGGCTCGCATCGCCACGCCTAGTTTGTTGTTCAAATCCGAAGCGATTGTGCATCCCGATGATGTGGTCAAGTACATCAGTCCCGAAGAATGTCAGATCTCGTACAACCCCACGCTGATGGCGTTGCTATGGGAATCGCTCGCCACTCGCGAAACACGGTTGTTGACTCGGTCGTTGAGCCATCGACACAAATTGCCCAAGCATACCGCGTGGGTCAACTATCTCCGCTGTCACGACGACATTGGTTGGACGTTTGATGATGCTGATGCGGCCGCGCTGGGGATCAACGCCTACGATCATCGCCAATTTTTGAACCAATTTTATACCGGCCAATTCAAAGGCTCGTTCGCTCGCGGGGTTCCTTTTCAAGAGAACCTCGAGACGGGCGACATGCGAATCGCAGGCACGCTTGCCTCACTGGCCGGATTAGAGCATGCGATCGAAGAAGGGGACGAGTACGAAAAAGAGATGTCGATTCGCCGGATGTTGTTGCTGCAAGGCATCACGCTCAGCATCGGTGGCATCCCGCTGCTGTATCTGGGCGAAGAATGGGGGATGTTGAACGATTACGATTTCGTCAAAGACCCTGCCAAAGCCGGCGATACCCGCTGGGTCCATCGGCCGCGGATGCAGTGGGAATTTCTGCACGAATTGAACGACACGATTGCCTCGGGCAGCGGTTCGATTCGCAAACGAATCTTTCGATCGCTGCAAAAGTTGATCGCCACACGAAAATCGTTGCCGGCGTTGGCTGGCCAACAGATGGAATTGGTCGCGACGGGCAATGTTCATCTGCTGAGCTTCATCCGCATCAACGAGAGTCATCGTTTGATCGTGATCGCCAACTTTACCGATCAACCGCAATCGGTGGACGGCAATCGGTTGCGAACCGTTGGGCTCGGACGTTTCTTCAAAGACGCGTTGACCGACCGGGAATTCGGAACCAGTGAAGATATCGTATTGGATGGTTATGAGACGCTGTGGTTGATGCGAGTGTAA
- a CDS encoding HAD-IIB family hydrolase: MPETKTEEPAEIASSLSNRLLNRENGLKITLISLHGLIRANEPELGCDADTGGQVIYVLELARELASQPQVREVELLTRQIIDPKVSDDYAQLEEEISENAKLVRIPFGPKRYLKKEALWPYVDHFVDQTLVHFRRTGIPDIIHGHYADAGLAGAQLSRLLHVPYIFTGHSLGRVKRQRLSLNKDNLESLDRRYKFSQRTEAEEIALETASMVVTSTTQEVQQQYELYDHYVPSRMEVIPPGVDLSRFAPPTADWPRPAIAGSLDKFLRDPDKPMILTMARPDERKNLTKLVDVYGQSEQLQKLANLVLIMGSRDDMLDLPKAQRRVLDSVLHRIDKFDLYGRVAYPKSHSPSDVPELYRYAAKGRGVFINPALTEPFGLTLLEAGATGLPIVATNDGGPRDIIANCNNGLLIDPLDDEMIEKALLRTLTEPEQWDAWSKAGIEGTRKHYSWSNHARRYLRDLDDILEHSSVPALVSAPRARRLPEFDRLIVTDLDNTLSGDDEALAEFAAMLEQNDHIGFAIATGRRLDSAMELIEQLGLPRPDVIDTDAGTQLHYGKKLTPDRSWRKQIDYAWKPDEIRKVLDEIPGLFRQDDSHQSEFKISYEMDTKVAPTTMQIKKHLRSAGLRAKVLLSLGMYLDIIPVRGGSEMTIRHLMWKWGFSAEHVLVAGDSGNDAGMLQGRSLGVVVANYSPELNRLRNHPRIYFAEHAHARGIIEGIEYYNFLENIVIPNDQIES, from the coding sequence ATGCCTGAAACGAAGACTGAAGAGCCTGCCGAAATTGCGAGTTCGTTATCGAATCGTTTGCTCAATCGAGAAAACGGACTCAAAATCACTTTGATCAGCTTACATGGACTGATTCGCGCGAATGAACCCGAACTAGGGTGCGACGCGGATACCGGTGGTCAAGTCATTTACGTTCTCGAGCTCGCTCGCGAACTTGCTTCGCAGCCACAGGTTCGCGAAGTGGAATTGTTGACGCGGCAAATCATCGATCCCAAGGTCTCGGATGATTATGCGCAGCTCGAAGAAGAGATCAGCGAGAACGCCAAACTGGTTCGCATTCCCTTTGGTCCAAAGCGTTATCTAAAGAAGGAAGCGCTTTGGCCGTACGTGGACCATTTTGTCGACCAAACGTTGGTGCATTTTCGCCGGACCGGAATTCCTGACATCATCCATGGTCACTATGCGGACGCTGGACTCGCCGGAGCTCAGTTGTCACGATTGCTGCACGTACCCTATATCTTCACCGGTCATTCGCTTGGCCGGGTCAAACGACAACGTTTGTCGCTAAACAAAGACAACCTCGAATCGCTCGATCGTCGCTACAAGTTCTCGCAGCGGACTGAGGCCGAAGAGATCGCACTCGAGACGGCATCGATGGTCGTCACCAGTACGACGCAAGAGGTCCAGCAGCAATACGAGCTGTATGATCACTACGTCCCGTCGCGGATGGAAGTGATTCCACCGGGAGTCGATTTGTCGCGTTTTGCTCCGCCGACGGCCGATTGGCCGCGGCCGGCAATCGCCGGATCGTTGGACAAATTTTTGCGAGATCCGGACAAGCCGATGATTTTGACCATGGCTCGGCCGGATGAACGCAAAAATCTGACCAAGTTGGTCGATGTGTACGGACAAAGCGAGCAGCTGCAAAAGTTGGCCAATCTGGTGTTGATCATGGGCTCGCGTGACGACATGTTGGACCTGCCCAAGGCGCAACGCCGCGTGCTCGATAGCGTGCTGCACCGGATCGACAAATTCGATTTGTACGGACGAGTGGCGTATCCAAAATCGCACTCGCCCAGTGACGTGCCCGAATTGTATCGCTATGCGGCCAAAGGCAGAGGGGTGTTCATCAACCCCGCGCTGACCGAGCCCTTTGGGTTGACGTTGTTAGAGGCCGGAGCGACAGGGTTGCCGATTGTGGCGACCAACGACGGTGGGCCTCGCGATATCATCGCGAATTGCAATAACGGATTGCTGATTGACCCGCTCGACGACGAGATGATCGAAAAGGCATTGCTGCGAACGTTGACCGAACCGGAGCAATGGGATGCGTGGTCCAAGGCGGGAATCGAGGGCACACGCAAACATTATTCTTGGAGCAACCACGCGCGGCGTTACTTGCGTGATTTGGACGATATTCTCGAGCATTCGTCGGTACCGGCGTTGGTCAGCGCCCCGCGAGCTCGCCGTTTGCCCGAATTTGACCGGTTGATCGTTACCGATTTGGACAATACGTTGTCGGGCGATGACGAGGCTCTAGCCGAATTTGCGGCGATGCTCGAGCAAAATGATCACATCGGATTTGCGATCGCCACCGGTCGCCGGCTCGACAGTGCGATGGAATTGATCGAGCAGCTCGGGTTGCCACGCCCCGACGTGATTGACACCGATGCAGGAACGCAGCTGCATTACGGCAAAAAATTGACTCCTGACCGCAGTTGGCGGAAACAGATCGATTATGCCTGGAAGCCTGACGAGATTCGCAAGGTCCTGGACGAAATTCCAGGTTTATTTCGGCAGGACGACTCGCATCAATCGGAGTTCAAAATAAGCTACGAGATGGATACCAAGGTGGCGCCGACGACCATGCAGATCAAGAAACATCTGCGGTCGGCTGGATTACGTGCTAAGGTTCTGTTGTCATTGGGCATGTATCTTGACATCATTCCCGTCCGCGGCGGCAGCGAGATGACGATCCGCCATTTGATGTGGAAGTGGGGATTTTCGGCCGAACATGTCCTGGTCGCTGGCGACAGTGGAAATGATGCCGGCATGCTGCAAGGCCGCAGTTTGGGGGTGGTCGTCGCTAATTACAGCCCCGAATTGAACCGACTTCGCAATCATCCTCGAATTTATTTTGCCGAACACGCCCACGCGCGAGGCATCATCGAAGGCATCGAGTACTACAACTTCTTAGAGAACATCGTAATTCCCAATGATCAGATCGAATCCTAA
- a CDS encoding PfkB family carbohydrate kinase — protein MTSHAPKTSLEFRGSPLIIGEVLLDHFPDGRSVLGGAPFNVAWNLQGLGRKPTFVSSVGEDPEGKQIRERMAEWGMKLDGLQTSKEHQTGAVQVTLENGQPSYDIVYPRAYDFIQPPETISDTADSGGQSSDAASSVYDAHSIFYHGTLAWRAPQTRDTLKHWIANSTASRFVDINIREPWFDSQWLPELLSGADFIKLNDEELSGISGLPCSSDDEVRRAVEKISGLYGGSAVYFITCGSRGAYAITHDCAFFAAAPEPTSMVDTVGAGDGFAAATIDGILAGISYQQVIDRAVRFAARICGLRGATTTDVSVYELDD, from the coding sequence ATGACTTCTCACGCCCCCAAAACGAGTCTTGAGTTTCGTGGTTCGCCACTGATCATTGGCGAAGTTCTGCTCGATCATTTCCCCGACGGACGTAGCGTGCTGGGCGGGGCTCCCTTCAACGTGGCATGGAATCTGCAGGGGTTGGGCCGCAAACCGACTTTTGTTTCGTCGGTGGGAGAGGATCCCGAGGGAAAACAGATTCGCGAGCGGATGGCAGAGTGGGGCATGAAATTGGATGGATTGCAGACCAGCAAAGAACATCAAACCGGTGCAGTCCAGGTCACGCTCGAAAATGGCCAGCCCTCGTACGACATCGTCTATCCCCGCGCCTATGACTTCATTCAGCCTCCAGAGACAATATCGGACACTGCCGATTCTGGGGGGCAGTCATCAGATGCCGCCTCATCAGTCTACGATGCACACTCCATTTTCTATCACGGCACGTTGGCGTGGCGAGCACCCCAGACGCGTGACACGCTGAAGCACTGGATCGCAAACTCGACGGCGTCACGTTTTGTCGATATCAACATTCGCGAGCCGTGGTTTGATTCGCAGTGGCTTCCTGAACTGCTATCCGGAGCCGATTTCATCAAGCTAAACGACGAAGAATTGTCGGGGATCTCGGGACTTCCCTGTTCGTCGGACGACGAAGTCCGCCGCGCGGTCGAGAAAATCTCGGGGCTGTATGGCGGCTCGGCCGTGTACTTCATCACGTGTGGGTCGCGAGGTGCCTACGCGATCACGCATGACTGTGCATTCTTTGCCGCGGCCCCCGAACCGACCTCGATGGTGGATACTGTGGGGGCAGGCGATGGATTTGCAGCCGCCACGATCGACGGCATCTTGGCCGGGATCTCTTACCAACAAGTGATCGATCGCGCGGTTCGTTTTGCAGCACGCATCTGCGGACTTCGCGGCGCCACGACCACCGATGTCTCGGTCTACGAACTGGATGATTGA
- a CDS encoding 6-carboxytetrahydropterin synthase — MSLSIMRRFSFCAGHRLVGHEGKCQNLHGHNYVVEIHVTGQEQDSVGRILDFKLLKERCKGWLDEHWDHAFILWDQDDNGLAAIRSSEPHRIYELASNPTAENMALHLLNEVCPKILAGTGASAFKIRLWESEETCAEVELDK, encoded by the coding sequence ATGTCACTGAGCATCATGCGACGATTTTCGTTCTGCGCGGGCCACCGCTTGGTCGGTCACGAGGGCAAATGCCAAAATCTGCATGGACACAACTACGTGGTGGAAATCCATGTAACAGGGCAAGAACAAGACTCGGTCGGCCGAATCCTCGACTTCAAATTGCTCAAAGAACGATGCAAAGGTTGGTTGGATGAACACTGGGACCATGCGTTCATTCTGTGGGACCAAGACGACAACGGGCTCGCCGCCATCCGCTCCTCCGAACCGCATCGCATTTATGAGTTGGCCTCCAACCCGACCGCCGAAAACATGGCGCTGCATCTGCTGAACGAAGTCTGCCCCAAAATTCTGGCGGGCACCGGAGCGTCGGCTTTCAAAATCCGCTTGTGGGAAAGTGAAGAAACCTGCGCCGAAGTGGAATTGGACAAATAA
- a CDS encoding SMP-30/gluconolactonase/LRE family protein, with protein MSEIRQATALSVPATDALRFLPEGPFALQDSQFSWVGIQHGADAKQGSLNLCDLASQTNQSFDLPGRPGFAFPCTTANRFVVGCERSLGFFDTATGKFDVFQEGIDGDVSNTIINDGTFYENNLVFGTKDLEFATKKAGLYLYRGRDSKLIRLRDDQICSNGKSIVKNADGSLDLYDIDSPTRQIVRYALDIDAGTLGDPTVVIDLTKDPAVPDGAILTPDGKHVIVSMFLPDVADFGSTRMYDIVSGDLVCEWQTPGSPQNTCPALVRHDGKIQLVITTAVENMAPDAKAKCPNAGQLFLAETDIADHGGPINEFYPA; from the coding sequence ATGTCTGAAATCCGCCAAGCTACTGCACTGAGCGTCCCAGCGACCGATGCACTTCGATTTTTGCCAGAGGGCCCGTTCGCGCTGCAAGACAGCCAATTTTCTTGGGTTGGAATTCAACACGGGGCCGACGCAAAACAGGGATCGCTAAATCTATGTGATCTGGCAAGTCAGACCAATCAATCGTTCGATTTGCCGGGACGACCTGGGTTTGCATTTCCATGCACGACCGCAAACCGATTCGTCGTCGGTTGCGAGCGATCGCTCGGATTCTTCGACACCGCAACTGGCAAGTTTGATGTGTTTCAAGAGGGAATCGACGGCGACGTGTCGAACACGATCATCAACGACGGCACGTTCTATGAGAACAACCTCGTCTTTGGCACCAAGGACCTCGAGTTTGCCACGAAAAAAGCGGGCTTGTATTTGTATCGTGGCCGCGATTCGAAACTGATCCGGTTGCGTGACGACCAAATTTGCAGCAACGGAAAATCGATTGTCAAAAACGCCGACGGCTCGCTTGATCTGTATGACATCGATTCCCCGACTCGCCAAATCGTCCGCTACGCTTTGGACATTGACGCTGGCACGCTCGGCGATCCGACCGTCGTCATCGATTTGACCAAAGACCCCGCAGTGCCGGATGGAGCGATCCTGACTCCCGATGGCAAACACGTGATCGTTTCGATGTTCTTGCCGGATGTTGCCGACTTCGGATCGACCCGCATGTACGACATCGTCTCGGGTGATCTCGTTTGCGAGTGGCAGACACCCGGGTCGCCGCAGAACACATGCCCGGCATTGGTGCGGCATGACGGCAAGATTCAATTGGTGATCACCACGGCGGTAGAGAACATGGCTCCGGACGCCAAAGCAAAATGTCCAAATGCCGGACAATTGTTCTTGGCCGAAACCGACATCGCCGACCATGGTGGTCCGATCAACGAGTTCTATCCCGCGTAA